In Lutra lutra chromosome 5, mLutLut1.2, whole genome shotgun sequence, a single genomic region encodes these proteins:
- the IL17B gene encoding interleukin-17B gives MDWPHSLLLLLTLSIFLGLGQPRNPKGKRKGPGRPGTLAPGPHQVPLDLVSQAKPYARMEEYERNLGEMVAQLRNSSEPARRKCEVNLQLWLSNKRSLSPWGYSINHDPSRIPADLPEARCLCLGCVNPFTMQEDRSMVSVPVFSQVPVRRRLCPLPPRTGPCRQRAVMETIAVGCTCIF, from the exons ATGGACTGGCCGCACAGCCTG CTGCTCCTTCTCAccctctccatcttcctgggGCTGGGCCAGCCCAGGAACCCCAAAGGCAAGAGGAAGGGGCCAGGGCGGCCTGGAACCCTGGCTCCAGGGCCTCACCAGGTACCGCTGGACCTGGTGTCCCAGGCGAAGCCGTATGCCCGCATGGAGGAGTACGAGAGGAACCTCGGGGAGATGGTGGCCCAGCTGAGGAACAGCTCCGAGCCGGCCAGAAGGAAGTGTGAGGTCAACCTGCAGCTGTGGCTGTCCAACAAGAGGAGCTTGTCGCCCTGGGGCTACAG catcaaccatgacccgagccgcaTCCCTGCAGACCTGCCGGAGGCGCGGTGCCTGTGTCTGGGCTGCGTGAACCCCTTCACCATGCAGGAGGACCGCAGCATGGTGAGCGTGCCCGTGTTCAGCCAGGTGCCCGTGCGCCGCCGCCTCTGCCCGCTGCCGCCACGCACTGGACCGTGCCGCCAGCGCGCGGTCATGGAGACCATTGCCGTGGGCTGCACCTGCATCTTCTGA